A single window of Ictalurus furcatus strain D&B chromosome 3, Billie_1.0, whole genome shotgun sequence DNA harbors:
- the papolg gene encoding poly(A) polymerase gamma isoform X2 produces the protein MKISSIMLRFLSLSCTWFYFLLNSSGNNMLGGQQPQKHYGITSSISLAFPRDIDHLYTQKLMEAMKPFGVFEDEDELNHRLAVLGKLNSFVKEWIAEISESKNLPPSAVANVGGKIFTFGSYRLGVHTKGADIDALCVAPRHVERSDFFASFFEKLKQHDEIKDLRAVEDAFVPVIKFKFDGIEIDLLFARLALQSIPDNLDLRGDSLLRNLDIRCIRSLNGCRVTDEILYLVPNKENFRLTLRAIKLWAKRRGIYSNMLGFLGGVSWAMLVARTCQLYPNAVAATLVHKFFLVFSKWEWPNPVLLKQPEDSNLNLPVWDPRVNPSDRYHLMPIITPAYPQQNSTYNVSTSTRTIMSEEFKYGLTVTDEILQGKADWSKLFEPPNFFQKYKHYIVLTASASTEENHLEWVGLVESKIRVLVGNLERNEYITLAHVNPQSFPWSKESRNDNDFVSMWFIGIIFKKLENADCVNIDLTYDIQSFTDTVYRQASNINMLKEGMTIEATHVRKKQLHQYLPAELVHRGKKKSSGDLNRSSNGGGSKRCSLDGSQLDSSRDTDTGTPFSSPTAIIKSCKSVSTPDDSITPPTLSVPMFVDSSPSSESSPSQKGPGMSIPVIGAQTSVTQVAKPTVPVTGSNIPTVVGRNVLPRMSPPNTSSSDLTNGLNGAAPKRPHSPSLEEPHKKLKDTEQVFADEDAFKEPYPPSSNGQETGDGPTGEGHAITKPMPIPTIDTSRTQRLPSKELPDASSPIPTSNLRVIKNSIRLTLNR, from the exons ATGAAAATATCTTCCATTATGTTAAGATTTTTGTCCCTCAGTTGCACttggttttattttcttctcaacAGTTCGGGAAATAATATGCTTGGTGGGCAGCAGCCTCAGAAACACTATGGCATCACGTCCTCAATCAGCCTGGCCTTTCCCCGGGATATTGACCACCTGTACACTCAGAAACTCATGGAGGCCATGAAACCTTTTGGAGTGtttgaggatgaagatgagcTTAATCACAG GCTTGCAGTTCTTGGTAAGCTGAATTCATTTGTTAAAGAGTGGATTGCAGAGATCAGTGAATCAAAG AATCTGCCCCCTTCGGCTGTAGCAAATGTTGGCGGCAAAATCTTTACCTTTGGGTCCTATAGACTGGGAGTGCACACAAAAG GTGCTGATATAGATGCCTTGTGTGTGGCACCTCGACATGTTGAAAGGAGTGATTTCTTCGCatctttttttgaaaaactCAAACAGCATGATGAGATCAAGGACCTACGG GCTGTCGAAGATGCATTTGTCCCAGTGATCAAATTCAAGTTTGATGGGATCGAG ATTGATCTTCTTTTTGCAAGGCTTGCCCTGCAGTCTATCCCAGATAACCTGGACCTTAGAGGAGATTCTCTGCTCAGAAACCTGGATATTAGATGTATTCGCAGTTTAAACG GTTGTCGTGTTACTGATGAAATCCTGTACTTGGTGCCCAACAAAGAGAACTTCAGACTTACTCTACGAGCCATCAAACTGTGGGCTAAGC GTCGTGGAATCTACTCGAACATGCTTGGCTTCCTGGGTGGTGTGTCCTGGGCCATGCTGGTGGCCAGAACCTGTCAGCTTTACCCAAACGCTGTGGCTGCTACACTTGTGCACAAATTCTTCCTTGTCTTCTCCAAATG GGAGTGGCCAAATCCTGTCCTTTTAAAGCAACCTGAAGACAGTAACTTGAATCTGCCAGTCTGGGACCCACGG GTAAACCCATCAGACAGGTACCATTTGATGCCAATTATCACACCTGCATATCCCCAGCAGAATTCTACCTACAATGTGTCCACCTCCACCCGCACAATCATGAGCGAAGAGTTCAAATATG GCCTTACAGTTACAGATGAAATCCTTCAGGGTAAGGCTGACTGGTCCAAGTTGTTCGAGCCACCAAACTTTTTTCAAAAGTACAA ACATTATATTGTGCTTACTGCCAGTGCATCCACTGAGGAGAACCACCtagaatg GGTTGGGCTGGTTGAGTCGAAGATTAGAGTGCTGGTTGGTAACTTGGAGCGAAATGAATACATCACTCTTGCTCACGTGAACCCACAGTCTTTTCCCTGGTCGAAGGAGAGCCGTAATGA CAATGACTTTGTTTCAATGTGGTTCATTGGAATCATTTTCAAAAAGTTGGAGAATGCTGACTGTGTGAACATTGATCTGACATATGACATCCAGTCCTTTACAGACACTG TCTACAGGCAAGCCAGTAACATTAACATGCTGAAGGAAGGGATGACCATCGAAGCCACACACGTGAGGAAGAAGCAGCTACATCAGTACCTGCCTGCTGAACTTGTGCACAGAGGCAAGAAGAAG AGCTCGGGAGACCTGAATCGCAGTTCAAATGGTGGTGGGTCTAAACGCTGTTCGCTGGATGGCAGTCAGCTGGACAGTTCCAGAGACACCGATACAGGCACACCGTTCAGCTCTCCTACCGCAATCATAAAAAGCTGCAAGTCAGTCTCCACACCTGATGACAG CATTACCCCACCAACGCTTTCAGTTCCCATGTTTGTGGATAGCTCCCCATCCTCCGAGTCATCTCCTTCACAGAAAGGGCCAGGAATGTCTATTCCAGTAATTGGAGCGC AGACATCAGTCACACAGGTGGCCAAGCCCACAGTGCCTGTCACAGGGAGCAACATTCCCACAGTGGTGGGCCGAAATGTGTTGCCACGTATGAGCCCACCCAACACCAGCTCATCTGACCTGACCAACGGCCTCAATGGAGCTGCACCTAAGAGGCCCCACTCCCCTTCACTGGAGGAGCCACACAAGAAACTGAAGGACACAGAGCAG GTATTCGCTGATGAAGATGCGTTTAAAGAACCATACCCACCTTCCTCTAATGGCCAGGAAACAGGAGATGGCCCAACAGGG GAGGGTCATGCAATTACAAAGCCTATGCCCATTCCCACGATCGATACATCAAGAACACAG AGACTGCCCAGTAAAGAACTGCCAGATGCTTCCTCTCCAATACCTACAAGCAACCTGCGTGTCATTAAGAACTCAATCAGACTCACTCTTAACCGATAG
- the papolg gene encoding poly(A) polymerase gamma isoform X6, with amino-acid sequence MLGGQQPQKHYGITSSISLAFPRDIDHLYTQKLMEAMKPFGVFEDEDELNHRLAVLGKLNSFVKEWIAEISESKNLPPSAVANVGGKIFTFGSYRLGVHTKGADIDALCVAPRHVERSDFFASFFEKLKQHDEIKDLRAVEDAFVPVIKFKFDGIEIDLLFARLALQSIPDNLDLRGDSLLRNLDIRCIRSLNGCRVTDEILYLVPNKENFRLTLRAIKLWAKRRGIYSNMLGFLGGVSWAMLVARTCQLYPNAVAATLVHKFFLVFSKWEWPNPVLLKQPEDSNLNLPVWDPRVNPSDRYHLMPIITPAYPQQNSTYNVSTSTRTIMSEEFKYGLTVTDEILQGKADWSKLFEPPNFFQKYKHYIVLTASASTEENHLEWVGLVESKIRVLVGNLERNEYITLAHVNPQSFPWSKESRNDNDFVSMWFIGIIFKKLENADCVNIDLTYDIQSFTDTVYRQASNINMLKEGMTIEATHVRKKQLHQYLPAELVHRGKKKSSGDLNRSSNGGGSKRCSLDGSQLDSSRDTDTGTPFSSPTAIIKSCKSVSTPDDSITPPTLSVPMFVDSSPSSESSPSQKGPGMSIPVIGAQTSVTQVAKPTVPVTGSNIPTVVGRNVLPRMSPPNTSSSDLTNGLNGAAPKRPHSPSLEEPHKKLKDTEQQVFADEDAFKEPYPPSSNGQETGDGPTGEGHAITKPMPIPTIDTSRTQRLPSKELPDASSPIPTSNLRVIKNSIRLTLNR; translated from the exons ATGCTTGGTGGGCAGCAGCCTCAGAAACACTATGGCATCACGTCCTCAATCAGCCTGGCCTTTCCCCGGGATATTGACCACCTGTACACTCAGAAACTCATGGAGGCCATGAAACCTTTTGGAGTGtttgaggatgaagatgagcTTAATCACAG GCTTGCAGTTCTTGGTAAGCTGAATTCATTTGTTAAAGAGTGGATTGCAGAGATCAGTGAATCAAAG AATCTGCCCCCTTCGGCTGTAGCAAATGTTGGCGGCAAAATCTTTACCTTTGGGTCCTATAGACTGGGAGTGCACACAAAAG GTGCTGATATAGATGCCTTGTGTGTGGCACCTCGACATGTTGAAAGGAGTGATTTCTTCGCatctttttttgaaaaactCAAACAGCATGATGAGATCAAGGACCTACGG GCTGTCGAAGATGCATTTGTCCCAGTGATCAAATTCAAGTTTGATGGGATCGAG ATTGATCTTCTTTTTGCAAGGCTTGCCCTGCAGTCTATCCCAGATAACCTGGACCTTAGAGGAGATTCTCTGCTCAGAAACCTGGATATTAGATGTATTCGCAGTTTAAACG GTTGTCGTGTTACTGATGAAATCCTGTACTTGGTGCCCAACAAAGAGAACTTCAGACTTACTCTACGAGCCATCAAACTGTGGGCTAAGC GTCGTGGAATCTACTCGAACATGCTTGGCTTCCTGGGTGGTGTGTCCTGGGCCATGCTGGTGGCCAGAACCTGTCAGCTTTACCCAAACGCTGTGGCTGCTACACTTGTGCACAAATTCTTCCTTGTCTTCTCCAAATG GGAGTGGCCAAATCCTGTCCTTTTAAAGCAACCTGAAGACAGTAACTTGAATCTGCCAGTCTGGGACCCACGG GTAAACCCATCAGACAGGTACCATTTGATGCCAATTATCACACCTGCATATCCCCAGCAGAATTCTACCTACAATGTGTCCACCTCCACCCGCACAATCATGAGCGAAGAGTTCAAATATG GCCTTACAGTTACAGATGAAATCCTTCAGGGTAAGGCTGACTGGTCCAAGTTGTTCGAGCCACCAAACTTTTTTCAAAAGTACAA ACATTATATTGTGCTTACTGCCAGTGCATCCACTGAGGAGAACCACCtagaatg GGTTGGGCTGGTTGAGTCGAAGATTAGAGTGCTGGTTGGTAACTTGGAGCGAAATGAATACATCACTCTTGCTCACGTGAACCCACAGTCTTTTCCCTGGTCGAAGGAGAGCCGTAATGA CAATGACTTTGTTTCAATGTGGTTCATTGGAATCATTTTCAAAAAGTTGGAGAATGCTGACTGTGTGAACATTGATCTGACATATGACATCCAGTCCTTTACAGACACTG TCTACAGGCAAGCCAGTAACATTAACATGCTGAAGGAAGGGATGACCATCGAAGCCACACACGTGAGGAAGAAGCAGCTACATCAGTACCTGCCTGCTGAACTTGTGCACAGAGGCAAGAAGAAG AGCTCGGGAGACCTGAATCGCAGTTCAAATGGTGGTGGGTCTAAACGCTGTTCGCTGGATGGCAGTCAGCTGGACAGTTCCAGAGACACCGATACAGGCACACCGTTCAGCTCTCCTACCGCAATCATAAAAAGCTGCAAGTCAGTCTCCACACCTGATGACAG CATTACCCCACCAACGCTTTCAGTTCCCATGTTTGTGGATAGCTCCCCATCCTCCGAGTCATCTCCTTCACAGAAAGGGCCAGGAATGTCTATTCCAGTAATTGGAGCGC AGACATCAGTCACACAGGTGGCCAAGCCCACAGTGCCTGTCACAGGGAGCAACATTCCCACAGTGGTGGGCCGAAATGTGTTGCCACGTATGAGCCCACCCAACACCAGCTCATCTGACCTGACCAACGGCCTCAATGGAGCTGCACCTAAGAGGCCCCACTCCCCTTCACTGGAGGAGCCACACAAGAAACTGAAGGACACAGAGCAG CAGGTATTCGCTGATGAAGATGCGTTTAAAGAACCATACCCACCTTCCTCTAATGGCCAGGAAACAGGAGATGGCCCAACAGGG GAGGGTCATGCAATTACAAAGCCTATGCCCATTCCCACGATCGATACATCAAGAACACAG AGACTGCCCAGTAAAGAACTGCCAGATGCTTCCTCTCCAATACCTACAAGCAACCTGCGTGTCATTAAGAACTCAATCAGACTCACTCTTAACCGATAG